The Candidatus Celerinatantimonas neptuna DNA segment CAATGGCAACAGGCCCGTTTGCAGTGCGATAAAGCCGATCAGCAGCTTGAGCATTGCCGCAAAGCATTGCATCAGGTCGATCACCAGTTACAGAAACTGCACCAGCAACTGAGCCCGGAACAGGGCAGCTTGCGTCATTTCTTACGGTTACATAGGCAGGGCTGGGAGCAGCAACTGGGCAAGGTGCTTGATGAGCAGTTGCTGGATCGCCATGACCTGTACCCCGAGTTCGGTGAACTGACCGATAGCCTGTATGGATTAGTGTTGGATCTAAAGGCCGTAGACGTGCCGGATTATGCGCAGGATGAAGCGGCGGTAAGTCACCGAATCCAGAGTATGCAGCAGCAACAGGCCAAAGCCCGCGCCGATAAGGAACAGTCTGAAAAAGCCCTGAAAAACAGCCATGAACAGGCAGAATTGCTCAGAGCTGAAGTTGAACAGGCCAAATGGCAGACGACCCAGAGCGAGCAGGATATCGATTATGCCCGTGATGCCCGCGATCGACTGCAACAGGAGCAGCGGGAACTGGTGAAACAGCGACAACAGTTACTGCGGGCCGAATTAAACCGCGAGCAACAGCAGCTTGACGCCGTGACGTTGCAACAACAGCAGGACGTTGAAGCCCTGCAGGCTGACCACCAGAGCCAGAAACTCGAACTTAAAGCCGACTGGCAGGCCGAATTACAGGTTTTTGATGAACAGCTTGAAGCACTTGAGCTGCAACTGGAGCGCAAGCGGGAGGATCACAGCGACCAGATCAAACAACTGGAACAGGCCTTCAACGAAGAACTCTCTGAAAAAGGCATCGATCCTGGCCGGCTAGCCGGGCTTCGCGAGCGCCAGGCACGGCTTAAAAACGACATCAAACAGGTCGAAAACCGTCAGGATGACCTCAAACGCTGGCATGATTTTATGCAGGTAGACTGGCAACAGCGACGCCCGACATTACTTGCTCAAGAAGCAGAACTGAAACAGCTACAGCGCACCGTCAGCCAGACGCTGTCTCGACTGAAAAGTGACTTCACGCACCAGCGCAAACAGCTTGACACCCAAAAAAGCGTTCAACAGAAACAGGTTCAGCAGGCCGGGCAACAACTGGAACAGCTCAAACCGTTGTTGGTTAAATTAGAGGCCATTGATTTAACGCCAACGCCCCCCGTTGACGGCCTGGTGTGCGCCGATTTGACCGAGCGGTTATCACGAACCAACGAAGCACTGGCACAGCGCAGTCACCTGGACGGCCAGTTAAAAACCCGCCTTGAACAGTTTGAAAACGGCCTCAGCCGCGATGCCGGCAGTGAATTTCTGGACCGGCTCGACTATGAAAAAAGCCAGCTGGGCGATGATCTGAGTGCCCGCAGGCAACTGCCGATTCTGGCGGACCTGTTGCATATTCTTCAGGATCAACAACTGCAACTGCTGGAAATGGGCGAGAATATCGGCGGTGATCTTAAAAAATTCTTTACCGTTTTTAGCGATATTAACCGGCGGATTGCCGACCAGAGCCGTCGACTCAGTGATGCAGTGGCCGATGATCTGGTGTTAGAAGGGATCCGCAAAGCCGATGTGCAGATAGCCTCCACCATTGATGAACTGGGATTCTGGCAACCGCTTAAACGATTCGCCAAATTGTACGATAACTGGGGCGCATCTGGGAAAGCTCTGCCCTCGGAAGCGTATCTCAATGCACTGGCCGATGTGGTCGAACTGCTACGGGCCGATCAGAACTACAGTATTGAATCACTGCTTCGCTTAGAGCTGCATCTGAGTGAAGGGGGCTCAGAGCTGGTGATCAAAAATGACCGGCAACTGTTAGAGTCTTCCAGCCATGGGATGGCCTACCTGATTTTATGTAAATACCTGCTGGCCTTTACCCGGCTGCTGCGTGGCCCGGCCGATGTTGCAATTCACTGGCCGATAGATGAAATCGGCACACTGGCGTATCACAATGTTGAAAAACTCTTTGAAGCCTGCACCAGCAACCAGATCCGAATTGTCGGGGCATTCCCCAACCCCGAATCGGATGTGCTGATGTTGTTTACTCATCGTTATTTGATTGAAGCCAGCCAGAGTGACCCGGGCAAACGCCAGCTCAAACGCATTCAGCCGAAAATCAGCCGGTTGGCGAAGCGACTGGCCCACCGTCAACCGGAGAGTGCCCAATGATCCAACATGGCCCATTACTTGAGCGGCTCCTGGCCGGTGAGTTTATCTGTCAGATCCGCGATGAAGATGCCTTTCGCCACCTCTGCGACGAGTCGACCCGCCAGTCGATTAACCATTACCTGCGACCGCTGAACCGCCGGGTGGTCAGTAATGACGATCAGAGTGTGTTTTTTCTTGGCTATCATGAGCTGACTGCGAAGGCTCGCAAGCAGTTAAGCGAACAGTTCAGCCAGACCATTCAGTCACTGCTCCCAGTGTTGGAATGGATGCAGTTGGTGCAGGAAACCATGGGGCGGGACAGCGCTCTGACGTCAGGCGATACCCTGAAACTGCAAGAGTTTGTGTTGCGTACCGAAGATAACCAGAGCCTGCGTCAGCGGCTCAATCAACTGGCCGCTGACCGTTTTTTTAACAGCCAGAGTGAGGCGCTGGATAATCAGGTCAAACTGATATTCCGGCGGCTCAAAGAGCATGGCTACCTGATCCAGCCGCACACTGAGCGCCAGTACTACATCGTCACCGCCAAAATCGATTATCTGATTGATGTGATCCGCTTTATCCGCGATGAAGAACACTTGCCGGTAGATGATACGCCAACTCAGGAGAGCCTGATTTGATGGACGACTTACAGGGAGCCCCATCAAACCTGTTTGCCATTGGCGCAGAGCGTCTTGCCCTGCTTGGCCGACACCACAAGGTGCTGATGCAGGGATATCTGGATGGCTTTATCGATGAAACGGTTTTAACCGACCGGGCCCTGAAAAAACTGATGGATGCGCGGATCGTATGGCGGCCCAACGAACAGCAGCCGCTGGCTTTGCGACCACTGGTCAGTGAACTGATTGCCAGCATGATCGCCGATGAAAACCGCCGCCAGATCAACGCTGATGTGGCACAAAAACTCGAACAGATCCGCAATCGGGTGCAATCCTACCGGGATGCCCAGTATAAAGGCGACTATGCCGTGGCCGAATTGCAACTTCAGCGGCTACGCGAATATGTGCACGATCTCAGTGGCCAGTTCGAAGAAGCCATCGACAGCTTATGGCACCGGCTTAATACCGATTTTGGATTCGTTGGCCGCTTAGATGATAAAATCCGTGAAAACCAGCGGGCCCAGAAACAACTGCGACGGCTGCTGGACGGCCTCGATCTGCTCGATTTTAACGAGCTGATTGAATTGTCCGAAGGTAACAGTGCTCTGCGTAAACTGCTGGTCAGCCAACTACAACCGCAGCTTAGCGCCCACCATGGCAGCTTGCTCGAAGTGCAGAAACGGCTGGTGGAACTGCTGGCTAAATTCCGTCAGCAACAATCCCGTTCATTGCTGATTGTCAACATGATCGACTTTTTACATCAGCATCCGAAATATCGGCCTGCCGACTACCCGAACCGCTCTGATGTGCCAGATTGCTTTAACCAGGCCAGCGCCATTGTGCCACACGCTGCGGCGGCACTGGATCGGGCGATGGAGCGGCAGACCCTTGCTGAACTGGTCCGCGAACTCCCCCGGACCGATACCAGCACGTTGCCCCAGCCGCAAACCGCCAGTTTTACCGATCTTCAACATGAAGAAGAAATCACCGCCCGTCAACAGGCCCTGAAACTGGATGTGGAAAACTTCTTCTTGTATGTCATCGACATCAATACTCCGCTCAGCGCACTGAACTACCTCGACCAGCAGCAACTGACATGGGACCCGGAAATCTGGCTCTATCAGGTGATCGCCGAATATCAGGGACTGCCTGCTGGCGACAAGCGGCTGTTCCGGCTACATAATGAAGAGATGGCCGCCAGTGAGACCAACCAATTGCAACTGATTGTGGATGTGACCCTGAGGCTTAGAGCCCTATGATGCTATCCAAACCTTTATCTGCAAATGCTTTACACTGGTTAAACAAGCTGGATAAAAGCTTAAATTCGAAAGGCGTGGAATCTAAGAAAACCCACTTAAAAACAGTGCGTCAGGTATTGAATTGGTGCCTGGAGCAGTCACTGGTGGCCGACAATGTGTTAGAACTGCCCCAATTTACCTTTACCAAAGCTCTACTAGACCAGATTGATCAGGCGCAAAGACAACTTCGCCACACCCGCTTTCGGGACGATGCAACCGGAAAAACCCGAACCGACGCTATGGCCGGCGATCCTCAAACCGAGTATAAATCGCGTGGAGATACGCCCCGAGAACACCGGGTATTGATCCGTTTGAGCGAACCGGTTGAGATTTTAGGTCAGCCGACCCGCTTTATCGACAAAGACTGGCGCGAACTGCCACTTGAGCGCTTTACCACGCTATTGGCGGTTGAAAACCTGGATGTCTTTTACCAGCTAGAGGCGTATCAATGGCCATTTGAAGACCCCGGGACACTGGTGTTCTATCGCGGTGATGCAATGTACGGTAAAGGGGGAAGCGCATTTGAAAAAGCCTGGAATCAAACCGGTAAACCGGCCATGTATTTTGGTGATTTTGACCCGGCAGGCGTTCGTATTGCGATCAATGGTGGCTATCAGTCGATGATATTGCCCGACTTGGTAACACTGAAACAAGCTGCCAGCGAACAGATGTTTCCTGATTCGCATCAAAAATATCTCCCTGAGCTGCAAAGTTTTCAGACAGAAAATAAATCCACAAATTGCGATTTTAATTTATATCTAAACATTTTGTTTAAATATAGAGCCTTACAACAACAAAAAATGCAGGGTGTGGGATTACAGCGCGTTACTCTTCGCTAACGCATTCTGTTCTGAGTGGCGATGAATGACTTACCCCGGCGATCTGATGCATGAACGCCCGGTTAACCTTCTGATACGAGCGGGTTGATTCAAATTCGTTGCGACCGATAATCCCTTCAAAAAAATCATCAGTTTTTCTATGGAGTGAAGCCGTATCGGCGCATCGTCTCCACTTAGCGCCAATGCTCTGATGATCTACATTTTCAGCCGATATTTATCCGCCCGGGGTCTTTTTGCGACAACTTAACGGGGGGACTGCGTCATCACTTTTTCTAAATGGGTCGAAAACGTTAAAATCCATTCAATCATTTTAGGTGTTTGGTTTTTACGGCTACTGAGTGCTGTGTCGACCAAAAAAGGAATGATCGGCAACAAAAGCAGCACAATGGCCCAACCGGGTAAAATCGCATAGTGAACAAAATGCGCCAGTACCCAGATATTACCCAGCAGCGCGACGATCCCCCCGAACCATAAACCGGGGTTATAGCGGCGAATTTTTAGCGACAGCGCCAGATGTTGCAGGCTGTTCAGCAGCGAAAAATCGATCAGCAAAAACATCAGCGCACAGCTTAGCGCCAGCGGCGAGATCAAAAAACAACCGGTTGTCCAGACAAAGCCAAAGATACTTAAAAAGAACAGCCAGAGGCGGCAACTCAGATGTGTTTCTCCAGGAATGGCATTGTCATACTGATCCAGATGAAACTGATGCACATTCCATTCTTCCATCTCATGAACAAATAAAATAACCGGCACTAAAAAGAGCAGATTTTGAACATTTTCCATGGCAACAAACATGATGAATCTCCTTTATCATGAGCAGAGTTAAAACCAATATGATATAAATAAACCTGATACAAATGTATCACTATTGAATTTTCATAGTCAACCGCTTAGCCTGAGCGCAGAGCTCACCAAACCGCCCGATTGAAAGGTTCCTTCATGGATAAAAGACATACCGCGAATATTCAGGTTAAAAATAAAATCACCGACGCCTTATTGGCGCTGATGAAACAGCAGCCATTTCAGGCGATTCGGGTCAGTGATATTGTCAAAAAAGCCGATGTGGCACGGGTGTCGTATTATCGGAACTTTGAAAGTAAAGAAGCCATTTTGTACGCACAAGGGCACCGGTTGCATGAAGAATATATGCAAAACCGCCCTTTGGCAGAGCCATCATTGTTGAGCTACGATGATATTCTCTATCACTTTGAATTCTATGATAAACACCGTGATTTTTTATTAGAACTAAGCCGCCATGGCCTGTCATACCTGCTACTTGATATGTTCAATGCGTTTATTGAAGACGGATTAGCAGACCCCGATGGTGACATCATCGAACAATCCCGAATCTACTGCTATGCCGGTGCGATATTTAACCTGATGCTTCACTGGTTAAAGCGTGGCGCAAAAGAGACCCCGCAAGTGATGGCCAAAGCAGCCGCAGACGCTTTTCGGGACTTAAAATAGGCTAATTTTGGATAAAAATATATGAATGGCAGGTGAAACCTACATAAAAGGGCTTGATCTGGATAAGGCCTGATGGTCATTATGGGTATTCACCGGTTAAAATCGTTCAGCTTCATGGGTAGAGGTTTATGTTTAAAAGAGATGTGGAAGAAGGATTATCTTTAGCATTAGTGCAACCATCATTCGCCAGAAAATATTTTGAGATTGTCAGCCGTGAACGGGATGACTTAAGCCAGTGGATGGGCTGGGCGAAAAATGCCGACAGCGAAGATTTTTTTCTGAACTTTATAAAAAAATCACTGCACGACTATGCCGATGGTAAGTCACTGACCTGTGCAATGCTCTATCATGGCAAAGTGGTCGGAAATATCAGCTTTAACAACATCGACCATCATCTTAAAAAAGCCGAAGTCGGCTACTGGATGAGCCGGGCATACCGCGGGCAGGGCCTTGTCACAAAATCGGCAGCAAAATTAATCGACATGGCTTTTGGCGAGTATGCTATGGAAAAAGTACAAATCGCCGC contains these protein-coding regions:
- the ydaF gene encoding Putative ribosomal N-acetyltransferase YdaF, encoding MFKRDVEEGLSLALVQPSFARKYFEIVSRERDDLSQWMGWAKNADSEDFFLNFIKKSLHDYADGKSLTCAMLYHGKVVGNISFNNIDHHLKKAEVGYWMSRAYRGQGLVTKSAAKLIDMAFGEYAMEKVQIAAAVENLASRSVCERLGFKLEGIITRAEDLNGRIVDHAIYGLNRQDCLAI